The region ttcgaaacgttcaactaaagaacgaaatcagtttgagtagtttgatacttcaaaataaatatcgatatgtaattaatacactttgttacttcatataatgtgaaaatacaagtaaatgaatggggacattttttattctattcattccaccttcaatgcattttgtgaaaacccatattaatgaacggcaaaaaaaaatgacgtcccaaaatggcggaagaatctagaatttccccccccccccaaaagtgggtcctggatccgcgcctgacgtatttgagtacttaagtgtgttggtacgcttactagcttagtatcagttcaacagtggtgaagtacagaacagataattttaaagctaaaaagatgtctttggatcatttatatgagttcagtttcgaaaagttgtacaacgactgtacagaaaggtaatgcttttacatcattgttttctttaattatttttgaaacaatataatcgaatgttatcttcagtttctgaatgttgcatttttataaagaaatttttgttcaatatatgtgtatgaaatgaacgataaccatattgtacctatcaaacagcgaattaatatgtactttttttttcctaggggtataacttttgaggaagactgcagcgtatgtctgagtaggttgactggagaactgtacctaaccgattgcaggcattgttttcacaaagaatgcatcgacaggtggtgctccagttcttccaaatgttgtccgatgtgtaggacaacgttaattttcgaaggtaccttcactatcttcgatacaaattggcagaatgtcaatatacatcgtttcgacaagatggacagtgatgaagaatatgaagaagatgaagaaagtgttgaaagtgaagaggaaaatgaagaagataataaagaagaaaccaacagggaaatttaatttaagagtgatgtttccttcattaaatttcccctggtttatatatctataaactcttgttatttttgtttgagaacaattcctattttcaggattgtaaaaatgtgaatcctaccaggataatgattgaatatctattacctattcacagactaacgagtacagagcgtaataattactaaatcagtatgaaactgttcaatcatttacctagaaaaataagatcaattaaagaaattaaactcttcaagagacaattattcgaactgttaattaaatgtgaaccatatcctttaaatgaatttatagtcttttgtcatgtacaaatatcatagatatattagttcattgatttatttttttgtaaggaatttgtgacttgtttttatcattttgtaatgaacatacaattctggaaataaatacctattattattattattattatcctaaatttcaatctataaccttcaaatttaagggagataaggggtgtgtaccatgatccttttacacccggtatgtatattgatgaccataaggttagcttcctccaaaacagtttccattatgcatacagtaccaggaatacgaaaaaaaagatgaaatataatgactgtcatttaattttcgatttaaaatgaatttcgaacaagtagaaaccaatccaatccacagtattatttagaattagaataaaagataacaaaatgaaaaaattgttttccgagaagtaaatcaaaaattttcacagccttgaagtcacagataaaggccactcctactgttttttttgagctgattcgcgtgtgagcttctcctactatcggtctatttgattgaagatggttgaaatatgtgcagtcagtttttgataattacctgaagcacgcaagatttggtgcttaaacacgaaatccaataataatccaaagacagtttgaggtcgtttatacaagaaattcgtaattgcctctgaaaagataaatgattgttttattgttggtttttttcattcagactcaagacaattatcttgtctatgtctgtgacctttttcattgaggagaaatataaaaactatgaaatttgtgacaagaagtaaataatacaactcattgtagcttttcatcgaaaaaatttatctaggatcaatcgagtaatttgaaaaggaaaaaattttattcgaatgtctaatatgtatttagatatacatatatgtgtttgaaatgaaaataaccatattgtacctttcaaacagcgaattacagccatctattagtaagttattattaaatgccatttcatgagccataatagcttgacaaataaacattttaaaaaacttgtaagaagtcatcaaacaatagtgacttatctgataacatcatgcataaaaaattattaatccattttttaattacaaacagatagttgaataactttaagaagaaagtatgagaattattcaactatctatcagtaaataattaaataatgttttaatgaccataacgtgatcagataagcagaaaaagttagacgcttttcttgaagtttttttaaaatgtttatttgttttataatttttttttcgtggtatttatttatcactgacccctgaacaataagaatttagttgctgatatcaggacctaatttagtttattcacaaattcttatggatacctctgttatctattagaaagttaaataatggtttaatgaacgtggcatcatcagataaccaacaaaagtttgacttaggtactcttaatgagtgtaggtacatttaaaatatttatttgtcatatttataatgacttacctaatgaggttgacggccattctgaaaattttaactatctaatgtattatcagatgaataattcttggaatgtatctgtcaacaaataagaaacgacagtttaacccttttttgaaatatttatttttaccaaggtgataaaataaatcagatataattgaacgaaaataaaaatcatattctcttttcacattgtttagattgaatttcgaaatcagtttgagtagtttgatacttcaaaataaatatcgatatgtaattaatacactttgttacttcatataatgtgaaaatacaagtaaatgaatggggacattttttattctattcattccaccttcaatgcattttgtgaaaacccatattaatgaacggcaaaaaaaaatgacgtcccaaaatggcggaagaatctagaattttccccccccccaaaagtgggtcctggatccgcgcctgacgtatttgagtacttaagtgtgttggtacgcttactagcttagtatcagttcaacagtggtgaagtacagaacagataattttaaagctaaaaagatgtctttggatcatttatatgagttcagtttcgaaaagttgtacaacgactgtacagaaaggtaatgcttttacatcattgttttctttaattatttttgaaacaatataatcgaatgttatcttcagtttctgaatgttgcatttttataaagaaattttcgttcaatatatgtgtatgaaatgaacgataaccatattgtacctatcaaacagcgaattaatatgtactttttttttcctaggggtataacttttgaggaagactgcagcgtatgtctgagtaggttgactggagaactgtacctaaccgattgcaggcattgttttcacaaagaatgcatcgacaggtggtgctccagttcttccaaatgttgtccgatgtgtaggacaacgttaattttcgaaagtaccttcactatcttcgatacaaattggcagaatgtcaatatacatcgtttcgacaagatggacagtgatgaagaatatgaagaaaatgaagaaagtgttgaaagtgaagaggaaaatgaagaagataataaagaagaaaccaacagggaaatttaatttaagagtgatgtttccttcattaaatttcccctggtttatatatctataaactcttgttatttttgtttgagaacaattcctattttcaggattgtaaaaatgtgaatcctaccaggataatgattgaatatctattacctattcacagactaacgagtacagagcgtaataattactaaatcagtatgaaactgttcaatcatttacctagaaaaataagatcaattaaagaaattaaactcttcaagagacaattattcgaactgttaattaaatgtgaaccatattctttaaatgaatttatagtcttttgtcatgtacaaatatcatagatatattagttcattgatttatttttttgtaaggaatttgtgacttgtttttatcattttgtaatgtacatacaattctggaaataaatacctattattattattattattatcctaaatttcaatctataaccttcaaattcaagggagataaggggtgtgtaccatgatcctattacacccggtatgtatattgatgaccataaggttagcttcctccaaaacagtttccattatgcatacagtaccaggaatacgaaaaaaaaagatgaaatataatgactgtcatttaattttcgatttaaaatgaatttcgaacaagtagaaaccaagccaatccacagtattatttagaattaggataaaatataacaaaatgaaaaaattgttttccgagaagtaaatcaaaaattttcactgccttgaagtcacagataaaggccactcctactgttttttttgagctgattcgcgtgtgagcttctcctactatcggtctatttgattgaagatggttgaaatatgtgcagtcagtttttgataattacctgaagcacgcaagatttggtgtttaaacacgaaatccaataataatccaaagacagtttgaggtcgtttatacaagaaattcgtaattgcctctgaaaagataaattattgttttattgttggtttttttcattcagactcaagacaattatcttgtctatgtctgtgacctttttcattgaggagaaatataaaaactatgaaatttgtgacaagaagtaaataatacaactcattgtagcttttcatcggaaaaatttatctaggatcaatcgagtaatttgaaaaggaaaaaattttattcgaatgtctaatatgtatttagatatacatatatgtgtttgaaatgaaaataaccatattgtacctttcaaacagcgaattacagccatctattagtaagttattattaaatgccatttcatgagccataatagcttgacaaataaacattttaaaaaacttgtaagaagtcatcaaacaatagtgacttatctgataacatcatgcataaaaaattattaatccattttttaattacaaacagatagttgaataactttaagaagaaagtatgagaattattcaactatctatcagtaaataattaaataatgctttaatgaccataacgtgatcagataagcagaaaaagttagacgcttttcttgaagtttttttaaaatgtttatttgttttataatttttttttcgtggtatttatttatcactgacccctgaacaataagaatttagttgctgatatcaggacctaatttagtttattcacaaattcttatggatacctctgttatctattagaaagttaaataatggtgtaaattcaaatgtgaaattcttcaataacttttttatttgaaaacttgACAATTCAGAACTATCAAAAAACTAAACTCCCTTGATTTCCTGTTCACTCGTCtgtcaaattaaaaaatgaatttggccTTAACATTTCTCCCCCCTGTGAAGAACTTAAATCTTCACTAAGTGGTCGGAAGGATGCACAGCTTCGTAACAGGTCTTTTATAAATGCCTTTCTTCGTTTGAATTTTTGCCACCCTCACAATACCATAATTTCCTTGGTTTTCCCAAAAACGATGGTCCGCTAAACCAATCTCCATCTTGTTTAAgatcgatatttttcaattctttggtAGCCTGATCTgctacattttcttcagaaggatcCCAGTGCCACTGGAAAACATCTGCATTTTCATGGATTTCTCCTATTCGACATGACACGAACATAGGAAACCTTCTCGACTGGGATCTTATTTGTTTAAGTACCACCAATGAATCAGTCCAATAATGTGTTTCGcgaattttatgttcaacttCTTCCCATATTTTCTTGGATAGTCTGCATGCCAACACTGCTCCTTGTAACTCTAATTTGGGTATGATTTGCTGAGTCAATGGCGCAACTTTATACTCAGCAGTAACAAAGCAGACATGTGTTTCAGTATTATCCTCCTTTTCTTCTGTTCTGAAGTAAGCAACATAGGAATAAGCCTTATCACGCGCATCACAAAACACATTCGCCTTTATGATCAAAGTTGCCAAAAACCCGAAAGGATCAAATATTGACATGATGATCCGCAAGACCTTCCGTTTCGTTGGTGCTATTGATCCTGatgttttttcaataggaattttgTGAAAGTTCAGCGAATATATGAATTGGTCAGTTTCTGGAGACCAAGACAATCCAAGAACTCTTTTGATTTCTTGTGAatcaattttaatgtttttttctgattcagcaCGAAGACATTTTGGAATTGATTCTAGAACCCTCTTGGAGTTACTAatccatttcaccatttcaaAACCAGCTTGATTATGAACATAAATTACATCTCGTACTCTTTGAATAGCTTCCTCGTATGTGCTACATGAATCCAAATAATCGTCAACATAATGTTGTCTCTTCATTGCTCTGCTTATTCCAGGGAATTTATCTTCGAAACATTCAGCATTCCTGTTCTTGATGAATTGGGCTACGGATGGAGAAGACACGGCACCGAAGATCATAACATTCATTTCATAAACATCCGGAATTCCACCAAGGTTATTTTCATCATGCCAAAGAAATCGTTGAGCACATCGATCTTCCTTTTTTATTAACACTTGGTGAAACATTTCCCTGATGTCCCCACTAAATGCAATTTTTCCCTGCCTAAAGCGCCATAAAACGGAAACCAAGGAAGGAACAAAGTCTGGACCTTGTAGTAAAAAGTCATTGAGGCTATATCCAAATGATCTTGCAGCAGCGTCAAAGACAAGTCTAATTTTACCGGGCTTATGGACGTTCCACACTGCAAAATGTGGTAAAAACCAGTTTCTCGGATTTTCTGTAATCTCCTCTAACTCTAATTTTCTTGCATAACCCTTGTTGATGTAATCCTGGATCTTCTCACGGTACTGCTTTGCGAATTCACAatctttcttcattttcctctccatgCAGGAAAGACGGTTGAGTGCGTTTACTTTGCTGTCAGGAAATGCGACATCCATATTTCTCCAAAGGTGTCCAATTTCCCAACGGTTACCAATTCTTTTAGCTGTGCTATTCATGATTTCAAGTGCTTTGCGATCTTCTACTGAgctgatgattttttcattcactcCGAAAGCTTCTAACTTGAAACTATCTTTCACCATACGATGGAGTTCATCATCTTCAATATGTCGGCAACAAAGAGTTgcatgattcatttcatttccatcaGTTGAATCAGTGAGTGCTCCATGAATAGTCCAACCTAATTTGGATTTGGACATTATAGGTTGATTCATTTTTGGTTGTATGACCTGACGTGATATAATTAGTCCGCAATTGTCTTGGCCAATGAGAATTTCTGGAGTTGCATTCTCCACGGCCTCTAGAATTTTCCGGTTCAAATGTGGGATATTCTGAgacaaaagatctacattgaTTTTCTGGTTTGGTATACTCAAGTTTTTAACAGTcctcaaatttttcagattataGAAGATTTGTTTATTGCTGTCGGCAGAAATATCAACATCAACCATTTTCGATTCATCCTCGAAATGGGTAATGTTATTTGTCCATTGAAAACGGAGTGGAACGATGGGTCCAGAGAGGTTCAATTTCATAGCTAAATTTTCATCCATCATCGAGCATGTGGAGCCTTCATCGAATAAGGCAAATGTCTTGATTTCATTATAAGGCCCACGAAGTATAACTGGTGCTATTCTCAGCAGAGTTTTTTGATCCACATCGTTCAATTTCGCACAAAATTCACTCGAAGCTGCTGTTTTATCTTGTAAAGTTGGATATGAGCTGTTTGGATCTCTTGCCAGATGAAGAAGACTGCTATGCTTTCCTTTACAACCCATTATACCACATCTCGTTCTGAGGAAACATTTATTAGCCATGTGACCCAATTGGAGACATAGAAAACATAATCTCAAATTCATAACTGATTGTCTTCTTTCTGGTATAGTCTTCTCTATGAATTCACCACATTCCTCTATTTTATGATTCGTTCTCTGGCAAAATACACAAACTTTGGAATTTTCTGCCTTTCTCGGCTCggacttttttgaaaaactaactgtttctTTCCTTGACATGTGTTTACTTCTCTGGAATGGATTACTTGTAGAAGCCATAGAATTTACCTCTTCTTCGTACCAATTTGCAAAATCTTCAAGGGATGTTGGTATTCCCTGTAAATCTttctgatatttatattttccccAGTTGTACTTTTGTATGGTGGGaagtttttcaacaatattcacTAACATTTCCGGATTGAACAAATATAGTGAAGaattaacatttctcatcgtgaCCACCATATTAGTAACTgcgtttgagaaaaaaatacaggattCCAAACTGTCTTCTTTTACAGGGCTGATTTTCTTCACTTTTTCCATGAGAGATAGAACAATCCATTCAGGTCTACCAAAATTCATCTCGAGCATATTGATTATCCTTGAAACATTGCTTGGAGATATTAGAAGAGCTTTAACAGTTTCCCTAGCTTTTCCCTTGAGTGCTCTATCAAGACGAATGAGGTTATCCTGGTCTGATAATccttcattccaccttcaatgcatgttgtgaaaacccatattaatgaacggcaaaaaaaaatgacgtcccaaaatggcggaagaatctagaatttcccccccccccaaaagtgggtcctggatccgcgcctgacgtatttgagtacttaagtgtgttggtacgcttactagcttagtatcagttcaacagtggtgaagtacagaacagataattttaaagctaaaaagatgtctttggatcatttatatgagttcagtttcgaaaagttgtacaacgactgtacagaaaggtaatgcttttacatcattgttttctttaattatttttgaaacaatataatcgaatgtt is a window of Harmonia axyridis chromosome 2, icHarAxyr1.1, whole genome shotgun sequence DNA encoding:
- the LOC123673403 gene encoding uncharacterized protein LOC123673403, encoding MKKVLCSKDLTLHLKLRLAKCYVHSVLYYGVEAWTLNADAMRRLNSFEMWTYRRILRVSWKDRITNIEVLRRIGREKEVERTIKERKLQYLGHIMRGEKWNEGLSDQDNLIRLDRALKGKARETVKALLISPSNVSRIINMLEMNFGRPEWIVLSLMEKVKKISPVKEDSLESCIFFSNAVTNMVVTMRNVNSSLYLFNPEMLVNIVEKLPTIQKYNWGKYKYQKDLQGIPTSLEDFANWYEEEVNSMASTSNPFQRSKHMSRKETVSFSKKSEPRKAENSKVCVFCQRTNHKIEECGEFIEKTIPERRQSVMNLRLCFLCLQLGHMANKCFLRTRCGIMGCKGKHSSLLHLARDPNSSYPTLQDKTAASSEFCAKLNDVDQKTLLRIAPVILRGPYNEIKTFALFDEGSTCSMMDENLAMKLNLSGPIVPLRFQWTNNITHFEDESKMVDVDISADSNKQIFYNLKNLRTVKNLSIPNQKINVDLLSQNIPHLNRKILEAVENATPEILIGQDNCGLIISRQVIQPKMNQPIMSKSKLGWTIHGALTDSTDGNEMNHATLCCRHIEDDELHRMVKDSFKLEAFGVNEKIISSVEDRKALEIMNSTAKRIGNRWEIGHLWRNMDVAFPDSKVNALNRLSCMERKMKKDCEFAKQYREKIQDYINKGYARKLELEEITENPRNWFLPHFAVWNVHKPGKIRLVFDAAARSFGYSLNDFLLQGPDFVPSLVSVLWRFRQGKIAFSGDIREMFHQVLIKKEDRCAQRFLWHDENNLGGIPDVYEMNVMIFGAVSSPSVAQFIKNRNAECFEDKFPGISRAMKRQHYVDDYLDSCSTYEEAIQRVRDVIYVHNQAGFEMVKWISNSKRVLESIPKCLRAESEKNIKIDSQEIKRVLGLSWSPETDQFIYSLNFHKIPIEKTSGSIAPTKRKVLRIIMSIFDPFGFLATLIIKANVFCDARDKAYSYVAYFRTEEKEDNTETHVCFVTAEYKVAPLTQQIIPKLELQGAVLACRLSKKIWEEVEHKIRETHYWTDSLVVLKQIRSQSRRFPMFVSCRIGEIHENADVFQWHWDPSEENVADQATKELKNIDLKQDGDWFSGPSFLGKPRKLWYCEGGKNSNEERHL